A genomic window from Bacteroidia bacterium includes:
- a CDS encoding TonB-dependent receptor produces the protein MKKNILLIISVVCSLAAFAQTGQLKGKVVDEFEKTPLAGVDISIDNSQGVVTDKNGEFTINCTGSVSLKITLTGYKTVEETFKCGGENIEIAMTSDAQELETVEITATSNPNKSQLEVPSSIVKMDKIALKRATGLFLDDAINTNVPGVTMQRRTLSAGQQITIRGYSNGIGVRGINSNFDGQGIKMYLNGIPITDAEGITVMDDIDYGSVSNTEILKGPAGSLYGLAIAGVVNMRTEQAPKNKTAVSQDVLAGSYGLLRTTTRLSIGGERSSLLVNYGHQQYDGFMPHTKSKKDFVNMIGDFRLNDKQSITTYLGYANSYDERNGELTKEQYDTLDYSGNPRYVKNDAHSGVKSFRAGIGHTYRFSKKISNTTTLFGSSQNINQSSAGGWTDKLPINYGLRSVFEKKFELSEKITLSGITGIEAQKMNASTMGYGMGTDSTNIGGYNTITSATSNQATTNSTYSYFTQWTVTLPMSFSVTAGVGVSNMNIRLEDRLWGLSNNKPGNIKSKVYEASYNGLVSPTFSINKKISTVASAYFSYSTGYKAPVSGNVLISTTGQVNTDLKPEKGTQIELGTKGSFFNNKLFYTVAIFNTTFQNKFTTVAVPNPQNTATLYTYIVNGGRSNNNGLELLLSYKAIESNTGFLKSLQPFANFTYSDFKYGDYRYQKIASNNPVTEDYSGNAVAGVAPIVFNVGVDADTKIGLFGNIYYNYRSSMPYTSDGLNKTNPYGLLNAKLGFRKNIKHFDIDIYAGANNITGVQYYNMVFVNQLPDAYIPAPRNINFFGGLNLRYTF, from the coding sequence ATGAAAAAAAATATTTTGCTTATTATAAGCGTGGTTTGTTCATTGGCAGCCTTTGCACAGACCGGTCAACTCAAAGGTAAAGTAGTTGACGAATTTGAGAAGACTCCTTTAGCAGGAGTTGATATTTCTATTGATAACTCTCAAGGAGTTGTAACGGATAAGAATGGGGAATTTACCATAAACTGTACCGGGTCAGTTTCTTTGAAAATAACGCTTACCGGTTACAAAACCGTAGAGGAAACTTTTAAATGCGGCGGAGAAAATATCGAAATTGCCATGACATCAGATGCCCAGGAATTGGAAACCGTAGAAATTACAGCTACTTCTAATCCCAATAAATCACAACTGGAAGTTCCAAGCTCCATTGTGAAGATGGATAAGATTGCGTTGAAAAGAGCTACTGGGCTTTTTCTCGATGATGCCATCAATACCAACGTTCCGGGTGTTACGATGCAACGCAGAACACTTTCTGCCGGCCAGCAAATAACTATTCGCGGATACAGTAACGGAATCGGTGTACGCGGAATAAACAGCAACTTTGACGGACAAGGCATTAAAATGTACCTCAACGGAATCCCTATCACCGATGCAGAAGGCATTACGGTAATGGATGATATTGACTACGGCTCCGTTTCTAATACTGAAATATTAAAAGGTCCCGCAGGTAGCCTCTATGGATTGGCTATCGCAGGCGTAGTTAATATGAGAACAGAGCAAGCTCCCAAAAACAAAACCGCTGTTAGTCAAGATGTTTTAGCCGGAAGCTATGGCTTACTCAGAACCACCACCCGTTTAAGTATTGGAGGGGAACGCTCCTCTTTACTCGTAAACTATGGCCACCAACAATATGACGGTTTTATGCCCCACACAAAATCCAAAAAAGACTTTGTGAATATGATCGGAGACTTCCGCCTGAACGATAAGCAAAGTATCACAACTTACTTGGGTTATGCAAATAGCTATGACGAAAGAAACGGTGAATTAACGAAGGAACAGTATGACACATTGGATTATTCCGGTAACCCGCGCTATGTCAAAAATGATGCTCATTCCGGCGTTAAATCATTTAGAGCCGGTATCGGGCACACTTATCGCTTCAGCAAAAAAATATCGAATACAACTACACTCTTTGGCTCTTCTCAAAACATCAACCAAAGTTCAGCCGGAGGCTGGACAGATAAGTTACCGATAAACTATGGCCTACGATCTGTGTTTGAAAAGAAATTTGAACTATCTGAAAAAATCACTTTATCCGGAATTACAGGTATTGAAGCCCAAAAAATGAATGCTTCAACGATGGGCTATGGTATGGGAACAGATAGCACCAATATCGGTGGCTATAATACTATCACAAGTGCTACAAGCAATCAGGCCACAACAAACTCTACGTATTCCTATTTTACCCAATGGACGGTAACTTTACCTATGAGTTTTAGTGTTACTGCTGGCGTAGGCGTAAGCAACATGAATATTCGTCTGGAAGACCGTTTATGGGGGCTAAGCAATAACAAACCCGGAAATATCAAATCAAAAGTTTATGAAGCCAGCTATAACGGATTAGTTTCCCCGACTTTTTCCATCAATAAAAAAATCAGTACTGTTGCCTCTGCATATTTTTCCTATTCTACTGGTTACAAAGCTCCGGTGAGCGGAAATGTTTTAATCTCAACCACAGGGCAAGTAAATACCGATCTAAAACCGGAAAAAGGCACTCAAATTGAATTAGGTACAAAAGGCAGTTTCTTCAATAACAAACTGTTTTATACAGTAGCTATTTTTAATACAACGTTTCAAAACAAGTTTACAACTGTAGCCGTACCGAACCCACAAAATACTGCTACATTATATACTTACATCGTAAACGGCGGCCGCTCAAATAATAACGGACTTGAATTACTCTTGAGCTATAAAGCCATAGAATCCAATACCGGTTTCCTTAAATCTTTACAGCCATTTGCTAATTTCACGTATTCTGACTTTAAGTATGGAGATTATCGGTATCAAAAAATTGCCAGTAATAATCCTGTAACAGAAGATTATTCCGGAAATGCAGTAGCCGGTGTAGCTCCCATAGTATTCAACGTAGGTGTTGATGCAGATACAAAAATCGGCCTGTTTGGAAATATTTATTACAATTATCGCAGCAGTATGCCCTATACGTCTGACGGTTTAAACAAAACCAATCCTTATGGCCTGCTTAACGCAAAATTAGGATTCCGTAAAAACATAAAGCACTTTGATATAGATATTTATGCCGGAGCAAATAACATAACCGGTGTGCAATACTACAACATGGTGTTTGTAAATCAACTACCAGATGCCTATATCCCCGCACCTAGAAATATTAACTTCTTTGGCGGTTTAAATCTCAGATACACTTTTTAA
- a CDS encoding ABC transporter substrate-binding protein, producing MKNNILLLLFAFAALSCDRFSNKNEKEENQQRIVCISKQYSEIIFGLGAQKDIVAVDLSSTYPPEIKKLPTIGYHRALSSETILAMKPTCILHDNNIGPEHVVKQLEELKIPMKVFGKYQSTIEGTDSLIREMGSYFKKEVEADSLCKKMNSEMQTALQKTTNYKKKPKVLIIHFGRASNVYLVMTQKSTAAKMLEWAGGEMAVKDEKGMKQLSPEIVAAADPDIILLTDFGYDKLQENNEIEKLPGISATKAYKNKHIFRIEEHDLVYLGPRTGENVLLIQKLIHPDENP from the coding sequence ATGAAAAACAATATTTTGCTACTGCTGTTTGCTTTTGCAGCTCTAAGTTGTGATAGATTTAGTAATAAAAACGAAAAAGAGGAAAATCAGCAACGAATTGTCTGTATTTCAAAACAATATTCGGAGATTATCTTTGGTTTAGGGGCCCAAAAAGACATTGTTGCAGTAGATTTGTCAAGTACATATCCGCCGGAGATAAAAAAACTACCCACAATTGGCTACCATCGTGCATTGAGTTCGGAAACAATTTTGGCAATGAAACCAACTTGCATCTTACATGATAACAACATTGGGCCGGAGCACGTTGTGAAGCAATTAGAAGAGCTGAAAATCCCGATGAAAGTATTTGGAAAATACCAATCTACAATCGAAGGAACAGATTCTCTGATTCGGGAAATGGGAAGCTATTTTAAAAAAGAAGTAGAAGCCGACTCGCTATGCAAAAAAATGAATAGCGAAATGCAGACCGCTTTGCAAAAAACAACGAACTACAAAAAGAAACCCAAAGTCTTAATTATTCACTTTGGACGTGCCTCTAATGTCTATTTAGTGATGACCCAAAAAAGTACCGCTGCTAAGATGCTGGAATGGGCTGGCGGAGAAATGGCCGTCAAAGACGAAAAAGGAATGAAACAATTATCACCGGAAATAGTCGCTGCCGCAGACCCGGACATCATTTTACTGACTGACTTTGGCTACGACAAGCTCCAAGAAAATAACGAAATAGAAAAACTACCCGGAATTTCAGCTACCAAAGCATATAAAAATAAACACATATTCAGAATCGAAGAGCATGATCTCGTGTATTTAGGTCCCAGAACAGGGGAAAATGTTTTGTTAATCCAAAAACTCATTCATCCGGATGAAAACCCCTAA
- a CDS encoding iron ABC transporter permease — MKTPKPALLGLVLFILLLLTTLISVRFGAVNISNQEISDALVNIFSGKTLLDLNHRIFLYIRLPRVFMGILVGATLGVGGVLMQALFRNPIVEPGLVGTSSGAAFGAALYFVLGASFKIHLGEWTLPLAACIGGIISTAMVFYLSQSKQSGKNSVISLLLTGMAINALFLSGVGFLSYIARDPQARSITFWNLGTLSGSYWEGLFFVAIVTISGLLLSLRYAKKLNALMLGEEEAQLLGVNIKQLKMQVLLINVIMVAVSTAFVGVIGFVGLITPHLLRMISGSDNRILIWTGALLGAIVLTASDITARLLLSPAELPIGIVTSVIGAPIFIALLQKTNYSF; from the coding sequence ATGAAAACCCCTAAGCCGGCACTTCTTGGGCTTGTGCTGTTCATTCTGCTGCTGCTTACCACCCTTATTTCTGTAAGATTTGGTGCTGTAAACATTTCCAACCAAGAAATCAGCGATGCTCTTGTCAATATTTTCAGCGGAAAAACGTTATTAGACTTGAATCATCGGATTTTTTTATACATCCGCTTACCTCGGGTTTTTATGGGAATATTGGTAGGAGCTACGTTGGGCGTTGGAGGCGTTTTGATGCAGGCATTGTTTCGGAATCCCATCGTTGAGCCGGGCTTAGTTGGCACCTCAAGTGGAGCAGCCTTTGGAGCAGCCTTATATTTCGTTTTAGGGGCAAGTTTTAAAATTCACTTAGGTGAATGGACACTTCCCCTTGCAGCTTGTATCGGTGGCATCATCTCTACTGCAATGGTCTTTTACTTATCCCAATCAAAACAAAGCGGAAAAAACTCTGTAATTTCCTTATTACTAACCGGTATGGCAATAAATGCTTTGTTTCTCAGCGGCGTTGGGTTTCTATCATACATAGCCCGCGACCCACAAGCCAGATCTATTACTTTTTGGAACTTAGGAACTTTATCCGGCTCGTATTGGGAGGGCTTATTTTTCGTAGCTATCGTTACCATATCCGGCTTGCTATTAAGTTTGAGATACGCTAAGAAATTAAATGCTTTGATGCTGGGTGAAGAAGAAGCACAACTGCTGGGGGTAAATATCAAACAATTAAAAATGCAGGTATTACTCATAAACGTGATTATGGTAGCCGTTTCTACGGCATTTGTGGGGGTTATTGGCTTTGTTGGCTTGATTACGCCGCATTTACTGCGAATGATAAGCGGGTCTGATAATCGGATTTTGATTTGGACGGGTGCTTTGTTGGGGGCTATTGTCTTAACAGCTTCGGATATTACTGCGCGTCTTTTGCTAAGCCCCGCTGAACTCCCCATCGGAATAGTAACCTCTGTGATTGGCGCACCCATCTTTATTGCCCTCTTGCAAAAAACAAACTATTCCTTTTGA
- a CDS encoding heme ABC transporter ATP-binding protein, whose product MVTLENLSYQIKDKKILHDISCSFESGEIHLILGPNGAGKSTLVKLISSELKPTTGKIYIQNQPIQKFSLKELATFRAVLSQNIELSFPLSVFEVVLMGRYPHFEGKPSHTDLNICEHTMQLFDVFTLKDRNYLTLSGGEKQRVQFARVFAQIWKSVENKPRLLLLDEPLTFLDVFYQYDLMDKLKEFVAQNPDITVIGVIHDLNIAAKFSNKVLLLKNQEITDYGCPKDILTEKNILKVFNIVVKNHFEVL is encoded by the coding sequence ATGGTTACATTAGAAAATCTTTCCTATCAAATTAAGGACAAAAAAATCCTCCATGATATTTCATGCAGTTTTGAAAGCGGTGAAATACATTTGATATTAGGCCCTAACGGCGCCGGAAAATCAACTTTGGTTAAACTGATAAGCAGCGAACTAAAGCCTACTACGGGAAAAATTTATATCCAAAATCAGCCTATCCAAAAATTTTCACTTAAAGAATTAGCTACTTTTCGAGCCGTTCTTTCTCAAAATATTGAACTTAGTTTTCCGCTAAGTGTATTTGAAGTGGTACTTATGGGGCGTTATCCACACTTTGAAGGAAAACCAAGCCATACAGATCTCAATATTTGTGAACACACAATGCAATTATTTGATGTATTCACACTAAAAGACAGAAACTACCTTACCCTAAGCGGAGGCGAAAAACAGCGGGTTCAATTTGCGCGGGTATTTGCCCAAATCTGGAAATCCGTAGAAAATAAACCCAGATTATTGCTATTAGATGAACCACTAACCTTTTTAGATGTCTTTTATCAGTATGATTTGATGGATAAACTGAAAGAATTTGTGGCTCAAAATCCAGATATTACGGTAATTGGCGTTATACATGACCTCAATATTGCCGCAAAATTTTCCAACAAAGTGCTGCTACTAAAGAATCAAGAAATTACCGATTATGGATGCCCAAAGGATATTTTAACAGAAAAAAATATTTTAAAAGTGTTTAATATCGTAGTAAAAAACCATTTTGAAGTACTTTAA
- a CDS encoding T9SS type A sorting domain-containing protein, translated as MAKITQSLTFILGLFLTQTAFSQNTAFRRSVPVIHGIDTLANAWAGGLNNPMTYSLELNFDGKPDLVIFDRSDNFIAPFLNIGTPGFPKYQFAPQFKNAFPDTFIQRIQFEDLNCDGKKDLIANINSNIIILKNTSANGQLSFALWQDTVLTNYGGVSGVSPLYISVEDVPAWYDIDSDGDIDLLTYDILGSQIEYHKNIAQEQFGRCDTIILSLRSSCFGHFYEYYNYGNGTYQAILNNPPCNPGEKKPSEKVQHSGGAILALSLNADSLADIIVSDNGPANAIALFNGGSQTIAHFIHQDSMFPDYNFPIYVVSFPAYFYQDVTGDYIPDLLASPYQTVGSQDVQSLWMYKNFGSIQQPDFRLQWQDWLQNTMIDVGTNAIPTFFDWNQDGKKDLIIGNRGKFQNGQDVASGLSLYINIGTNENPIYQLKTTDYLGLMNDPLTTVFQQIHPAFGDLDGDQDEDLLIGFNNGKIWYYQNNTTPGDTAKFTLTAQNYQNINVIKNAAPALYDIDSDGDLDLLVGASNGKIFCYENIGTPQTPNFQLLTDSYGKIQMKEYYFSFVGNAKPYVVNLDSDNSPELLVGSLDGKVYLYDNIYLTSTDSFPSLGTLDGIDFGTESSPAATQMGVDSMGYIVGTRRGGVHFLKTNKSITTQKPIELTDNQIKIFPNPATNQVWITTGSNKPVLVEIFNSQGMKVKEPFAVSNGEAISTENFPIGLYVFRFSNKTNTKTNTEIHRILIIK; from the coding sequence ATGGCCAAAATAACCCAGTCCCTAACATTCATCTTAGGGCTATTCCTAACCCAAACAGCTTTTTCCCAAAACACAGCCTTCCGTAGATCCGTTCCGGTAATCCATGGAATAGACACCTTAGCAAATGCGTGGGCAGGCGGGCTAAACAATCCCATGACCTACTCCTTAGAACTCAACTTTGACGGCAAGCCTGACCTCGTGATCTTTGACAGAAGCGATAACTTTATAGCACCTTTTCTGAACATCGGCACACCCGGATTCCCAAAATATCAATTTGCGCCTCAATTCAAAAATGCCTTTCCAGATACATTTATCCAACGAATTCAATTTGAAGATTTAAACTGTGATGGAAAAAAAGACCTCATCGCGAACATAAATTCTAACATCATTATTTTAAAAAATACTTCTGCAAATGGCCAACTTAGTTTTGCCCTTTGGCAAGATACTGTACTAACAAACTATGGAGGGGTTTCCGGAGTAAGCCCGCTATACATCTCCGTAGAAGATGTGCCGGCTTGGTATGACATTGACTCAGACGGAGATATTGATTTACTGACCTATGATATTTTGGGCAGCCAAATAGAGTACCATAAAAATATTGCACAGGAGCAGTTTGGGCGTTGTGATACCATTATTTTGTCATTGCGCTCAAGTTGTTTTGGGCATTTTTATGAATATTACAATTATGGAAACGGGACGTATCAAGCGATACTAAACAACCCGCCTTGCAACCCCGGTGAAAAAAAACCATCCGAAAAAGTACAACACAGCGGCGGTGCTATCCTTGCCCTGAGCCTCAACGCAGATTCACTTGCCGATATAATTGTTTCTGATAACGGCCCGGCAAATGCCATCGCATTATTCAACGGTGGCTCCCAAACAATTGCCCACTTTATCCACCAAGATTCTATGTTTCCAGACTACAACTTCCCAATCTATGTAGTATCATTTCCGGCTTATTTTTATCAAGACGTTACCGGAGATTATATACCGGACTTGCTCGCTTCACCCTACCAAACCGTAGGTTCTCAGGATGTGCAAAGTCTTTGGATGTATAAAAACTTTGGAAGTATCCAACAACCAGATTTTCGTTTGCAGTGGCAAGATTGGCTGCAAAATACGATGATAGATGTAGGTACAAATGCAATTCCTACTTTTTTTGACTGGAACCAAGATGGAAAAAAAGATCTCATTATCGGCAATAGAGGAAAATTTCAAAATGGCCAAGATGTAGCTTCAGGATTAAGTTTGTATATCAACATCGGCACAAATGAAAACCCAATTTATCAACTTAAAACAACTGATTATCTGGGTTTGATGAACGACCCGCTTACTACCGTTTTTCAGCAAATTCATCCTGCATTTGGGGATTTAGACGGCGATCAAGATGAAGACCTGCTCATCGGTTTTAACAATGGAAAAATTTGGTATTACCAAAACAATACAACCCCCGGAGATACTGCAAAATTTACCTTAACAGCCCAAAACTACCAAAATATCAATGTTATCAAAAATGCCGCTCCAGCTTTGTATGACATAGACTCTGATGGCGACTTAGACTTGCTTGTAGGAGCATCAAACGGAAAAATATTTTGTTATGAAAATATAGGAACGCCGCAAACCCCTAACTTTCAACTCTTAACAGATAGTTACGGAAAAATCCAAATGAAGGAATATTACTTTTCTTTTGTTGGAAATGCCAAACCTTACGTAGTTAATTTAGATTCAGATAATTCACCCGAACTTCTGGTAGGGTCATTGGACGGAAAGGTTTATCTTTATGATAACATCTACTTAACTTCAACGGATTCGTTTCCAAGTTTGGGTACATTAGACGGGATAGATTTTGGCACGGAATCAAGCCCTGCTGCTACTCAAATGGGTGTAGATTCTATGGGTTACATCGTTGGAACCCGCCGAGGCGGTGTGCATTTTCTCAAAACCAATAAATCTATCACAACTCAAAAACCAATAGAACTAACTGATAATCAGATAAAAATATTCCCAAATCCAGCTACTAATCAAGTTTGGATAACCACAGGATCAAACAAACCGGTCTTAGTTGAAATCTTTAATTCGCAGGGAATGAAAGTCAAAGAGCCTTTTGCCGTTTCTAATGGGGAAGCTATCTCTACGGAAAATTTCCCTATCGGATTGTATGTATTCAGGTTTTCAAACAAAACAAATACCAAAACAAATACTGAAATACACAGAATATTGATTATCAAGTAA
- a CDS encoding AsmA family protein — MKKIIIGIFVFILLIITALAVIPIFFKDKIIAVVQKTINERVNAQVSFKDFDLSLFSNFPRMTISLENLQVSGKGEFTMDTLLKIQDFELALNLSSVLFGEDLTIEKIRIAKGNIFAHVLKNGKANWDIAVPDSAVQTQDTSKTTFKLKLAAYALADLNIRYWDETMPLNAQLTNLNHRGSGDFTESLFDLSTKTDIQKLLVEFDGTRYLNQVAFKADVNLGIDLNKNQYSFKDNFFEINDLKIGLQGNIAMPGEDIALDISLKALKTEFQSVLSLVPGIYTESFKDLKTEGKFELTASAKGIYNKNTLPTIAAKLGIENGFFKYPELPEPVSKVNVTASVNLPNGNIEALELKIPQFHAEIGKNPIDLKLNSTGMKTINLDATLKANADLATLSKVIPLEKTVMKGTLFADVEAKGTYSPNQYPQVKAKISLENGFYQSADFPMAIENLNLSMTADNPTGQLKDMRIDLTNFHAELDKQPIDGKLIASNMEDINYELFLKGKLDLEKLIKVYPLEGTQMKGILIADIQSQGKQSAATSGKYDQLPTSGTLQISDFSYKSTALPQGITIQSADLKFSPKDIALSSYQGTVGKSDIALNGAISNYIAYVLSDAPIKGNLTLNSRKFDANEWISSQEVPENSSADSVSSLTVVDIPANIDFLLQANIDQILYDNLKINEFKSGVLIKDKTVRLVDAGFNVLGGRMVANGTYSTKDIAKPTIDFGLTLSQLSFKETYDAFYTMQRFVPIAQNIAGKFNANLHFSTLLRQDMMPDLGTLSASGLVETIDAILSDFPVLNKMQDYTKISHFSTINIGNTRAKFTIADGKLNLEPMDIKFSDYQMNVAGYTALDQSIKYVLKMDVPTGAVGAAAVSAITKFTGQNINAPQRLKFDLFLGGTIKNPTITGGAVGNSAANTVKEQVTNEIKNQVNEQTERAKQEAERIRKEAEDKARAEADRIRKEAENKARAEADRAKKEAEQRAKEEAERLKREAENKLKDKFRWPK; from the coding sequence GTGAAAAAAATAATTATCGGAATATTTGTCTTTATTCTGCTTATCATCACTGCATTAGCAGTAATTCCCATCTTTTTTAAAGATAAAATTATTGCCGTGGTGCAAAAGACCATTAATGAGCGTGTTAATGCCCAAGTGAGTTTCAAGGATTTTGACCTGTCATTATTTTCAAATTTTCCACGTATGACGATTTCTCTGGAGAATTTACAAGTATCTGGAAAAGGCGAATTTACGATGGATACGCTGCTAAAAATCCAAGATTTTGAGTTGGCACTTAACCTAAGCTCTGTCTTATTTGGAGAAGACCTAACGATAGAAAAGATTCGTATTGCTAAGGGTAATATTTTTGCCCATGTTTTGAAAAATGGTAAAGCCAATTGGGATATTGCGGTACCGGATTCGGCTGTTCAAACACAAGATACCAGCAAAACTACATTTAAGCTAAAATTAGCAGCGTATGCTTTGGCCGATCTAAATATCCGCTATTGGGATGAAACAATGCCTCTAAACGCACAGCTAACCAACTTAAATCATCGCGGATCCGGAGATTTTACAGAGAGCCTCTTTGACTTATCTACCAAAACAGACATCCAAAAACTCCTTGTGGAGTTTGACGGCACTCGCTACCTGAACCAAGTAGCCTTTAAGGCAGACGTTAATTTGGGAATAGACCTTAACAAAAACCAATATAGCTTTAAAGATAATTTCTTTGAAATCAATGATTTAAAGATTGGCTTACAAGGAAATATTGCTATGCCCGGCGAAGATATTGCCTTAGACATATCTCTGAAAGCCCTCAAAACCGAGTTTCAAAGCGTGCTTTCTTTGGTTCCGGGAATCTATACAGAATCATTCAAAGACCTGAAAACCGAAGGAAAATTTGAATTAACTGCCTCTGCAAAAGGAATTTACAACAAAAATACCTTACCTACTATTGCGGCAAAATTAGGGATAGAAAACGGCTTCTTTAAATATCCTGAGTTACCGGAGCCGGTCAGCAAAGTTAATGTAACCGCCTCGGTAAATCTACCCAATGGAAACATTGAAGCACTTGAATTGAAAATCCCGCAATTTCATGCAGAAATCGGAAAAAATCCCATTGATTTAAAATTAAACTCTACGGGAATGAAAACCATTAACTTAGACGCTACCTTAAAAGCTAATGCAGACTTAGCGACCCTAAGCAAAGTAATTCCATTAGAAAAAACCGTTATGAAAGGAACTCTGTTTGCAGATGTTGAAGCAAAAGGTACTTATTCCCCAAACCAATATCCGCAAGTAAAAGCTAAAATCAGCTTAGAAAATGGATTCTATCAATCAGCAGATTTCCCGATGGCTATCGAAAACCTAAACCTAAGCATGACCGCCGATAACCCAACCGGCCAACTCAAAGATATGCGCATTGACCTAACTAACTTTCATGCCGAACTCGATAAGCAACCTATTGATGGAAAGCTAATTGCATCCAATATGGAAGACATCAATTATGAACTTTTCCTGAAAGGAAAGTTAGATTTAGAAAAACTTATCAAAGTCTATCCACTCGAAGGCACTCAGATGAAAGGTATTTTAATTGCTGATATTCAATCACAAGGAAAACAGTCTGCGGCTACTTCTGGAAAATATGACCAACTGCCAACCTCGGGCACGCTGCAAATCAGTGATTTTTCCTATAAATCAACAGCATTACCGCAAGGAATTACGATTCAAAGTGCTGACCTTAAATTTAGCCCCAAAGATATTGCACTTTCAAGCTATCAAGGAACAGTAGGAAAATCAGACATCGCGTTGAATGGTGCAATTTCCAACTACATCGCGTATGTACTCTCTGACGCACCCATAAAAGGAAATTTAACCCTAAACTCCCGTAAATTTGATGCTAATGAATGGATAAGCTCCCAAGAAGTGCCGGAAAACTCCTCCGCAGACTCGGTTTCATCCCTGACGGTAGTTGATATTCCAGCTAATATTGACTTTTTATTACAAGCCAATATTGACCAGATTTTATATGACAATTTGAAAATCAACGAGTTTAAGTCCGGTGTTTTGATAAAAGACAAAACCGTTCGTCTTGTGGATGCCGGATTTAACGTGCTGGGAGGCAGAATGGTAGCCAATGGTACTTACTCCACCAAGGATATTGCCAAACCTACCATAGATTTTGGATTGACATTATCCCAACTTAGTTTTAAGGAAACTTATGATGCTTTTTATACGATGCAGCGTTTTGTTCCGATAGCACAAAATATCGCCGGGAAGTTTAACGCTAACCTACATTTTTCTACCCTGCTACGCCAAGATATGATGCCTGATTTAGGTACGCTTTCGGCCTCCGGCCTCGTTGAAACCATAGATGCCATACTCTCAGATTTTCCGGTATTGAACAAAATGCAGGATTATACCAAAATCTCCCACTTTTCTACAATAAATATTGGAAATACCCGCGCTAAATTCACCATAGCAGACGGAAAACTAAACTTAGAGCCGATGGATATTAAATTTTCTGATTATCAGATGAATGTTGCCGGCTACACCGCATTAGACCAATCCATAAAGTATGTTTTGAAGATGGACGTTCCTACCGGTGCTGTTGGGGCAGCAGCGGTTTCTGCCATAACTAAATTTACCGGCCAAAACATAAACGCACCGCAGCGGCTCAAATTCGATTTATTTCTTGGGGGAACGATCAAAAACCCAACCATCACAGGAGGTGCTGTCGGTAATTCGGCGGCTAATACTGTAAAAGAACAAGTAACCAATGAAATTAAAAATCAAGTGAACGAGCAAACGGAACGCGCTAAGCAAGAGGCAGAACGGATTCGTAAAGAGGCCGAAGATAAAGCTCGCGCAGAAGCAGACCGAATCCGTAAAGAGGCCGAAAATAAAGCCCGCGCAGAAGCAGACCGCGCTAAAAAAGAAGCCGAACAACGCGCCAAAGAAGAAGCCGAAAGACTAAAACGAGAAGCCGAAAATAAACTCAAAGATAAGTTCAGATGGCCAAAATAA